In Streptomyces sp. DG2A-72, one genomic interval encodes:
- a CDS encoding epoxide hydrolase family protein, translating into MPRPTSDVQAFEAHATDTDLDDLRGRLAAARLPEAETVYRAAPDPRRWEQGVPLADLVDVVNYWRTGYNWRSFEERLNSIGQFRTTIDDLGIHFLHRRSARADATPLILTHGWPDSVARFIDVVDELADPKDADAPAFHVVVPSLPGFGYSDKPATTGWGTEKIAAAWVELMGRLGYGKFAAHGGDWGGNITTVLAGRFPAHVLGIHTTFAEGPPGMTTDGLTAVERKWAEETRDFWRHRAAYAKQQATRPQTIGYSLVDSPVGLLAWILDKFAEWSDTEDSPFETISRDRVLDDVTLYWLTRTGASAARIYYESHNSLDPGLRVDVPSAITMYPRDVEKCPRPWAQERYRQIVRWRAPEIGGHFPSLEVPEYFVKDLQEGLAAVLAAHR; encoded by the coding sequence ATGCCCCGTCCAACCAGCGACGTGCAAGCATTTGAAGCCCACGCAACTGACACCGACCTCGACGATCTGCGCGGGCGATTGGCCGCGGCGCGGCTACCGGAGGCCGAGACGGTCTATCGCGCCGCGCCCGACCCTCGCCGATGGGAACAGGGCGTTCCTCTCGCCGACCTCGTCGATGTCGTGAACTACTGGCGCACCGGGTACAACTGGCGGTCGTTCGAAGAGCGCCTCAACAGCATCGGCCAGTTCCGCACGACCATTGATGATCTGGGAATCCACTTCCTGCACCGCCGATCAGCGCGCGCGGATGCCACTCCGCTGATCTTGACGCACGGCTGGCCAGACAGCGTTGCTCGGTTCATCGACGTAGTGGACGAACTGGCAGATCCGAAAGATGCAGACGCGCCGGCGTTCCACGTCGTGGTCCCATCGCTGCCAGGCTTTGGTTACAGCGACAAGCCGGCCACCACCGGGTGGGGAACCGAAAAGATCGCGGCCGCATGGGTGGAGCTGATGGGAAGGCTGGGCTACGGCAAGTTCGCGGCCCACGGCGGCGACTGGGGAGGCAATATCACCACGGTTCTCGCCGGAAGGTTCCCCGCGCACGTTCTCGGCATCCACACCACGTTCGCGGAGGGGCCGCCCGGGATGACAACGGACGGGCTGACGGCGGTCGAGCGCAAGTGGGCCGAGGAAACCCGCGATTTCTGGCGCCACCGCGCGGCGTACGCGAAGCAGCAGGCGACCCGGCCGCAGACCATCGGCTACTCGCTCGTCGATTCACCGGTCGGACTTCTTGCCTGGATCCTCGACAAATTCGCCGAGTGGTCGGACACCGAAGACAGCCCGTTCGAGACGATTTCCAGGGACCGCGTTCTTGACGACGTCACCCTGTATTGGCTGACGCGGACCGGCGCATCGGCGGCCCGCATTTACTACGAAAGCCACAACTCGCTGGACCCCGGGCTTCGGGTCGACGTCCCGTCAGCAATCACCATGTATCCCCGCGACGTCGAGAAGTGTCCGCGCCCCTGGGCACAGGAGCGGTACCGACAGATCGTCCGATGGAGGGCACCGGAAATCGGAGGACATTTCCCGTCGCTGGAGGTTCCCGAGTATTTCGTCAAGGACCTGCAAGAGGGCCTCGCGGCAGTGCTGGCCGCTCATCGGTGA
- a CDS encoding CGNR zinc finger domain-containing protein, translated as MRAGFPDFRLGNVLATSFTGTLSERHGDAVERIPTPRRLVDWLAVNGLAVDSCTTAQLDLARELREAIHAAATAAALQDALPASAVQVINDCSVQGRAAAILTPEGERRWRLSSASCVEDALSVIAADAISVIAGERDGKLALCASPTCRAAFFDTSQSRTRKWCDMNTCGNRQKKARFKANQRKNPRSAE; from the coding sequence ATGCGTGCTGGATTCCCTGATTTCCGCCTCGGCAACGTGCTGGCGACCAGCTTCACGGGGACTCTGTCGGAGCGTCATGGCGACGCTGTGGAGCGCATTCCCACGCCGCGCCGACTCGTCGACTGGCTGGCGGTGAACGGCCTCGCCGTGGACTCCTGCACCACTGCCCAACTCGACCTCGCTCGGGAACTGAGGGAGGCGATTCACGCCGCCGCGACAGCCGCCGCGCTCCAGGACGCTCTCCCTGCGTCTGCTGTCCAAGTCATCAATGACTGCAGCGTTCAAGGTCGGGCCGCGGCGATCCTGACGCCCGAGGGTGAGCGGCGATGGCGGCTCAGCTCGGCTTCCTGCGTGGAAGATGCTCTCAGCGTGATCGCCGCCGACGCGATCAGCGTCATCGCAGGCGAACGAGACGGCAAATTGGCCTTGTGCGCATCGCCGACCTGCCGAGCCGCCTTCTTCGACACCAGCCAAAGCCGTACCCGCAAATGGTGTGACATGAACACATGCGGGAATCGTCAGAAGAAAGCGCGCTTCAAAGCCAACCAGCGCAAAAACCCCAGATCAGCGGAGTGA
- a CDS encoding amidohydrolase family protein has product MNDADLRPLAGHARELGPRMHIHAAEHVEQTRSSPERRGITPIRVLYETGVLQAGALIAHGCGIVEQDLPLPAEYASTTAVACYPKAHLKHALSPLTPVRELLGAGVTVAVGTDGAAGHNTLDV; this is encoded by the coding sequence GTGAATGACGCGGACCTGCGGCCCCTGGCCGGGCACGCCCGGGAGCTCGGCCCGCGGATGCACATCCACGCCGCCGAGCATGTGGAGCAGACGCGGTCCAGTCCGGAGCGGCGCGGCATCACCCCGATCCGGGTGCTGTACGAGACCGGGGTGCTTCAGGCGGGTGCGCTGATCGCGCACGGCTGCGGCATCGTCGAGCAGGACCTGCCGCTGCCGGCCGAGTACGCGAGTACGACCGCCGTGGCCTGCTACCCCAAGGCGCATCTCAAGCACGCGCTGTCTCCGCTCACCCCGGTCCGCGAGCTGCTCGGCGCGGGGGTCACGGTGGCGGTCGGCACGGACGGCGCCGCCGGTCACAACACCCTCGACGTGTAG
- a CDS encoding NUDIX domain-containing protein, protein MTAGIDTPDCRGRTGLDRTGLDLTGNPRVKVREVTLLSSHWYVERATTFDFQHADGTWSTQQRETHDRGNGATMLLYDTERETVLLTRQFRYPVYVNNHPDGMLIETPGGLLDDDDEHPEIAVRREVVEETGHTIGSVRHVFDVYMSPGSVTERVSFYAAEYGPSTRTHEGGGLDEEGEDIEILEVPFRRALEMIRTGEIADAKTIMLLQWAALEGPFGG, encoded by the coding sequence ATGACCGCCGGCATCGACACCCCCGACTGCCGTGGCCGTACCGGACTCGACCGGACCGGCCTGGACTTGACCGGCAACCCGCGTGTGAAGGTGCGGGAGGTGACCCTGCTCTCCAGTCACTGGTACGTCGAGCGCGCGACGACCTTCGACTTCCAGCATGCCGACGGCACCTGGAGCACCCAGCAGCGCGAGACGCACGACCGCGGCAACGGGGCCACCATGCTGCTGTACGACACGGAACGCGAAACCGTGCTGCTCACCCGCCAGTTCCGCTACCCCGTCTACGTCAACAACCACCCGGACGGGATGCTGATCGAGACGCCCGGTGGACTGCTCGACGACGATGACGAGCACCCGGAGATCGCCGTACGGCGTGAGGTGGTCGAGGAGACCGGCCACACCATCGGCTCCGTCCGGCATGTCTTCGACGTCTATATGAGCCCGGGCTCGGTCACCGAACGTGTCAGCTTCTACGCCGCCGAGTACGGACCGTCGACCCGCACCCATGAGGGCGGGGGACTGGACGAGGAGGGCGAGGACATCGAGATCCTCGAAGTGCCCTTCCGCAGAGCCCTGGAGATGATCCGCACCGGGGAGATCGCCGACGCGAAGACCATCATGCTGCTCCAGTGGGCGGCGCTGGAGGGGCCGTTCGGGGGCTGA
- a CDS encoding aldo/keto reductase — translation MEYRTIGTDPKTRREVSVLALGAMLFGSRTDEATSFAVLDRYVEAGGTFIDTSDNYAFWEDGSQGGQSEELLGRWRRSRGVGDEIVIATKLGARPLAPGTSYVDNPEGLSAKVIRESAERSRERLGVAKLDLLYAHIEDHRVPLQETVEAFAELVAEGTVGLLGVSNHAMWRVERARALAAAAGLPGYEVLQYAHSHLRPRTDVPDDLFPDGSLGHAGAELLSYLRAEPGLTLIAYSPLLKGAYTHPDRLPADFDHPGAAARLKVLREVAKETGATVNQVVLAWQIGGELPIVPLAGASSVAQLDENLAAVDLELTAEQRARLDAAH, via the coding sequence ATGGAGTACCGCACGATCGGCACCGATCCGAAGACCCGCCGCGAGGTGAGCGTGCTCGCCCTCGGTGCCATGCTGTTCGGCTCGCGCACGGACGAGGCGACCTCCTTCGCGGTGCTCGACCGCTATGTCGAGGCCGGGGGCACCTTCATCGACACGTCCGACAACTACGCCTTCTGGGAGGACGGAAGCCAGGGCGGGCAGAGCGAGGAACTGCTCGGCCGGTGGCGGCGCAGCCGCGGTGTCGGCGACGAGATCGTCATCGCGACCAAGCTCGGCGCCCGCCCCCTCGCCCCCGGCACGAGCTATGTCGACAACCCGGAGGGCCTGTCGGCGAAGGTGATCCGGGAGTCGGCCGAGCGCAGCCGGGAACGGCTGGGCGTCGCCAAACTGGATCTGCTGTACGCGCACATCGAGGACCACAGGGTCCCGCTCCAGGAGACGGTCGAGGCCTTCGCCGAGCTGGTGGCCGAGGGCACGGTCGGCCTGCTCGGAGTCAGCAACCACGCCATGTGGCGGGTGGAGCGAGCCCGCGCCCTCGCCGCCGCGGCCGGACTTCCCGGCTACGAGGTGCTCCAGTACGCGCACAGCCATCTGCGGCCCCGTACCGACGTACCCGATGACCTCTTCCCCGACGGCAGCCTCGGCCACGCCGGCGCCGAGCTGCTGAGCTATCTGCGGGCCGAGCCCGGATTGACCCTGATCGCCTACTCGCCGTTGCTGAAGGGGGCCTACACCCACCCGGACCGGCTGCCCGCGGACTTCGACCACCCCGGGGCCGCGGCCCGCCTGAAGGTGCTGCGCGAGGTCGCCAAGGAGACCGGCGCGACCGTCAACCAGGTGGTGCTGGCCTGGCAGATCGGCGGCGAGCTGCCGATCGTACCGCTGGCGGGGGCGTCGTCGGTGGCGCAGCTGGACGAGAACCTGGCCGCCGTCGACCTGGAGCTGACCGCGGAGCAACGGGCCCGGCTGGACGCCGCTCACTGA
- a CDS encoding DUF427 domain-containing protein, with protein MSMLPTERSIRTTPEGLLWEPGERWVRGVKGDVTVVDSRHPVLVWEPELPVPQYAFPREEVRTDLLRPAKNPPTGTHTGSQIFYDLEADGELVENAAWTFPAEDLAGHIAFAWFLRWDRGLDHWYEEDEEIFVHPRDPHKRVDALPSSRHVQVEIDGTLVADTHRPVLLFETSLPTRYYIPPEDVRRDLFVPTDHHTSCPYKGTADYWSWRGEADVPPNIVWSYPDPLTAVAAIRGRFAFYNEAIDITVDGERLERPVTPFSASLGIRPRT; from the coding sequence ATGTCCATGCTTCCCACCGAGCGATCCATCCGGACCACCCCCGAAGGCCTCCTGTGGGAGCCCGGCGAACGCTGGGTGCGCGGCGTCAAGGGTGATGTCACCGTCGTGGACAGCCGGCATCCCGTCCTCGTCTGGGAGCCCGAACTGCCCGTTCCGCAGTACGCCTTCCCGCGCGAGGAGGTCCGCACCGACCTCCTCCGCCCGGCCAAGAACCCGCCGACCGGCACGCACACCGGCTCGCAGATCTTCTACGACCTCGAGGCCGACGGCGAGCTGGTGGAGAACGCGGCATGGACCTTCCCCGCCGAGGACCTGGCCGGGCACATCGCCTTCGCGTGGTTCCTGCGCTGGGACAGGGGTCTCGACCACTGGTACGAGGAGGACGAGGAGATCTTCGTCCACCCGCGCGACCCGCACAAACGGGTGGACGCGCTGCCCAGCAGCCGCCATGTCCAGGTCGAGATCGACGGCACGCTCGTCGCCGACACCCATCGCCCGGTGCTGCTCTTCGAGACCTCGCTGCCGACGCGGTACTACATCCCGCCCGAGGACGTCCGCCGCGATCTGTTCGTCCCCACCGACCACCACACGTCATGCCCGTACAAGGGCACCGCCGACTACTGGTCGTGGCGGGGCGAGGCCGACGTACCGCCGAACATCGTCTGGAGCTATCCGGACCCGCTGACCGCGGTGGCCGCGATCAGGGGACGCTTCGCCTTCTACAACGAGGCGATCGACATCACCGTGGACGGCGAACGCCTCGAGCGCCCGGTCACCCCGTTCAGCGCGTCGCTCGGCATCCGGCCGCGCACGTAG
- a CDS encoding GntR family transcriptional regulator, with protein sequence MAKTGGSARAVPSPGLDAVDFALDRGSPVPLYYQLAQQLEAAIEHGVLAPGNLLGNEIDLSARLGLSRPTVRQAIQSLVDKGLLVRRRGVGTQVVHSQVKRPLELSSLYDDLEAAGQGPTTEVLRNERIAATADVAAALGLAEGAEVVVLERLRRTHGQPVAFLRNYLPAGLLALDTPRLESTGLYRMLRSAGITLHSARQTVGARSATPDEAARLDEKEGAALLTMQRTAYDDTGRPIEYGTHIYRASRYAFDFRLLVRP encoded by the coding sequence ATGGCGAAGACCGGTGGCTCCGCGCGTGCCGTGCCCTCCCCCGGGCTCGACGCGGTGGACTTCGCCCTGGACCGGGGCAGTCCGGTGCCGCTGTACTACCAACTCGCCCAGCAGCTGGAGGCGGCGATCGAGCACGGCGTGCTCGCCCCGGGCAACCTCCTGGGCAACGAGATCGACCTGTCCGCCCGCCTCGGCCTGTCCCGGCCCACCGTCCGCCAGGCCATCCAGTCCCTCGTCGACAAGGGCCTGCTGGTCCGCCGCCGCGGCGTCGGCACCCAGGTCGTGCACAGCCAGGTCAAGCGCCCGCTCGAACTCAGCAGTCTCTACGACGACTTGGAGGCGGCCGGGCAGGGCCCCACCACGGAGGTGCTGCGCAACGAGCGGATCGCGGCCACGGCCGATGTCGCCGCCGCCCTCGGTCTCGCGGAGGGCGCCGAGGTCGTCGTCCTGGAGCGGCTGCGCCGCACGCACGGCCAGCCGGTGGCGTTCCTCCGCAACTACCTGCCGGCCGGCCTGCTCGCCTTGGACACCCCCCGGCTCGAGTCGACCGGCCTGTACCGCATGCTGCGCTCCGCCGGCATCACCCTGCACAGCGCCCGCCAGACTGTCGGCGCCCGCTCCGCCACCCCCGACGAGGCCGCCCGCCTCGACGAGAAGGAGGGCGCCGCCCTGCTCACCATGCAGCGCACGGCCTACGACGACACCGGGCGGCCGATCGAGTACGGAACGCACATCTACCGCGCGTCCCGGTACGCCTTCGACTTCCGCCTGCTGGTCAGGCCCTGA
- a CDS encoding PfkB family carbohydrate kinase: MAESAQPYDLITMGRTGIGDTAADVAVAAAGLGRSAAVLTSTGDDPYEMDCFAIRAARVFWITGTGLSHEPRRSAVLAALKARGRAGITVFDLDWRPQSWSDPEEARPYYAEALRHATVAVGTLDACEIMTGVREPHACARALLDAGVETAVVGLGAAGVLAMHHDGSTAEAPPAPPATVGPVNGHGMGGAFGGALCHGLLSGWDLATTVQYAAVSPASTDRPSQGVG, from the coding sequence ATGGCCGAGTCAGCCCAGCCATATGATCTCATCACCATGGGCCGCACAGGAATCGGGGATACCGCCGCTGACGTGGCGGTCGCCGCCGCCGGCCTGGGCCGTTCCGCGGCCGTGCTGACCTCCACCGGCGACGACCCCTACGAGATGGACTGTTTCGCCATCCGCGCGGCCCGCGTCTTCTGGATCACCGGTACCGGCCTGAGCCACGAGCCCAGGCGGTCCGCCGTCCTCGCCGCGCTCAAGGCCCGCGGCAGGGCGGGCATCACCGTCTTCGACCTCGACTGGCGCCCGCAGTCCTGGTCGGACCCCGAGGAGGCCCGCCCGTACTACGCCGAGGCGCTGCGGCACGCCACGGTCGCGGTCGGCACCCTCGACGCTTGCGAGATCATGACCGGCGTGCGCGAACCGCACGCGTGCGCACGGGCGTTGCTCGACGCGGGTGTCGAGACGGCGGTGGTCGGGCTGGGCGCCGCGGGCGTACTCGCCATGCACCACGACGGCAGCACGGCCGAAGCCCCTCCCGCTCCTCCCGCCACTGTCGGGCCGGTCAACGGCCATGGCATGGGCGGGGCGTTCGGCGGGGCGCTGTGTCACGGACTGCTGTCCGGCTGGGATCTGGCGACGACCGTACAGTACGCGGCCGTATCCCCCGCCTCAACCGACCGTCCCTCACAGGGAGTTGGCTAG
- a CDS encoding sugar ABC transporter substrate-binding protein → MDRSSRSRRIAPVVAVVAAAALTLAGCSSSSGGKKAEENAEGASAGKATTPRMKVALVTHQAPGDTFWDIVRKGAQAAAAKDNIELIYSADPNAGNQANLVQNAIDQKVDGIAVTLAKPDALKDVVSKAKSANIPVVGLNSGVSEWQKLGLMEFFGQDETVAGEALGKRLNEDGAKKAICVIQEQGNIGLTQRCDGVAKTFNGDIEPLNVNGTDMPSVKSTITAKLTEDKAIDHVITLGAPFALTAAQAVDETGSKAKVATFDLNKDLTSAISKGTIEFAVDQQPYLQGYLAIDSLWLYKNNGNYMGGGEQPVLTGPAFVDKSNVDAVAAFAAKGTR, encoded by the coding sequence ATGGACCGCTCTTCTCGCTCCCGCAGAATCGCCCCCGTAGTGGCCGTGGTGGCGGCAGCTGCCCTGACCCTCGCAGGCTGCTCCAGCAGTTCCGGCGGCAAGAAGGCCGAGGAGAACGCGGAAGGCGCCTCGGCGGGCAAGGCCACCACACCCCGGATGAAGGTCGCCCTGGTCACCCACCAGGCGCCCGGTGACACCTTCTGGGACATCGTCCGCAAGGGCGCCCAGGCCGCCGCGGCCAAGGACAACATCGAGCTGATCTACTCCGCCGACCCCAACGCGGGCAACCAGGCCAACCTGGTGCAGAACGCCATCGACCAGAAGGTCGACGGCATCGCCGTCACCCTCGCCAAGCCGGACGCCCTGAAGGACGTCGTGAGCAAGGCGAAGTCGGCGAACATACCCGTCGTCGGCCTCAACTCCGGTGTGAGCGAATGGCAGAAGCTCGGCCTGATGGAGTTCTTCGGCCAGGACGAGACGGTGGCGGGCGAGGCACTCGGCAAGCGGCTGAACGAGGACGGCGCCAAGAAGGCCATCTGTGTCATCCAGGAGCAGGGCAACATCGGTCTCACCCAGCGCTGTGACGGTGTGGCCAAGACCTTCAACGGCGACATCGAGCCCCTCAACGTCAACGGCACCGACATGCCGTCCGTGAAGTCGACGATCACCGCCAAGCTCACGGAGGACAAGGCGATCGACCACGTCATCACGCTCGGTGCCCCGTTCGCGCTGACGGCCGCACAGGCGGTCGACGAGACGGGCAGCAAGGCCAAGGTGGCCACTTTCGACCTCAACAAGGACCTGACCAGCGCCATCAGCAAGGGCACCATCGAGTTCGCCGTCGACCAGCAGCCCTACCTCCAGGGCTACCTGGCGATCGACTCGCTGTGGCTCTACAAGAACAACGGCAACTACATGGGCGGTGGCGAGCAGCCGGTGCTGACCGGTCCGGCCTTCGTCGACAAGTCCAACGTCGACGCCGTCGCCGCGTTCGCCGCGAAGGGCACCCGGTGA
- a CDS encoding ABC transporter permease yields MSMAQQAEPAVTTPPAPGPGKEKDGRTAQRPPALRLLARPEVGVFLGAVAVYVFFLVAAPPVRDGGSMANILYQSSTIGIVTIPVALLMIGGEFDLSSGVAVITSALTASMLAYQLSMNVWVGVIAALLVSLAVGFFNGWMVVKTGLPSFLVTLGTFLILQGVNLAVTKLVTGNVATDNISDMDGFDQAKAIFASSFEVGGVNVKITIVYWLVFAAIATWVLLRTKYGNWIFAVGGNKDSARAVGVPVAFTKISLFMLVGLGAWFLGMHQLFAYNTVQSGEGVGIELIYISAAVIGGCLLTGGAGSAIGPVFGAFMFGMVQQGIVYAGWNPDWFKAFLGVMLLGAVLINLWVSRTATRR; encoded by the coding sequence ATGAGCATGGCCCAACAGGCTGAGCCGGCGGTGACCACACCGCCGGCCCCCGGCCCCGGCAAGGAGAAGGACGGGCGGACCGCGCAACGCCCGCCGGCGCTACGGCTGCTCGCCCGCCCCGAGGTCGGTGTCTTCCTCGGCGCCGTCGCGGTGTACGTCTTCTTCCTCGTCGCGGCGCCGCCGGTGCGCGACGGCGGCTCGATGGCGAACATCCTGTACCAGTCGTCGACGATCGGGATCGTGACGATCCCGGTGGCGCTGCTGATGATCGGCGGGGAGTTCGACCTGTCGTCCGGTGTCGCGGTGATCACCTCGGCGCTGACCGCGAGCATGCTCGCCTACCAGCTGAGCATGAACGTCTGGGTCGGCGTGATCGCGGCGCTGCTGGTGTCGCTGGCGGTGGGGTTCTTCAACGGCTGGATGGTGGTCAAGACCGGGCTGCCGAGCTTCCTGGTCACCCTGGGCACCTTCCTGATCCTCCAGGGCGTCAACCTGGCCGTGACGAAGCTGGTCACCGGCAACGTCGCGACCGACAACATCAGCGACATGGACGGCTTCGACCAGGCCAAGGCCATCTTCGCCTCGTCCTTCGAGGTCGGCGGCGTCAATGTGAAGATCACCATCGTGTACTGGCTGGTCTTCGCGGCGATCGCCACATGGGTCCTGCTGCGCACCAAATACGGCAACTGGATCTTCGCGGTCGGCGGCAACAAGGACAGCGCGCGGGCCGTCGGTGTCCCGGTCGCCTTCACCAAGATCTCGCTGTTCATGCTGGTCGGCCTCGGCGCCTGGTTCCTCGGCATGCACCAGCTGTTCGCCTACAACACCGTGCAGTCCGGCGAGGGCGTCGGCATCGAGCTGATCTACATCTCCGCCGCGGTGATCGGCGGCTGTCTGCTGACCGGCGGCGCCGGCAGCGCCATCGGCCCGGTCTTCGGCGCCTTCATGTTCGGCATGGTGCAGCAGGGCATCGTCTACGCCGGCTGGAACCCCGACTGGTTCAAGGCGTTCCTCGGCGTGATGCTGCTCGGCGCCGTCCTGATCAATCTGTGGGTCAGCCGTACGGCGACCAGGAGGTGA
- a CDS encoding ATP-binding cassette domain-containing protein, with protein MTSSNGTGTHGAVLADTVPEKDTPIVELRNAGKSYGNIRALHSVDLKVFPQQVTCVLGDNGAGKSTLIKIISGLHQHTEGEFLVDGEPVRFSTPREALDKGIATVYQDLAVVPLMPVWRNFFLGSEMTKGPWPIRRLDIERMKKTADEELRNMGIILDDLEQPIGTLSGGQRQCVAIARAVYFGARVLILDEPTAALGVKQSGVVLKYIAAARDRGLGVIFITHNPHHAYMVGDHFSVLRLGTMELNASRDDVSLEELTNHMAGGTELAALKHELAQVRGVDVEELPEEGDLTAPVATSSEGKSLK; from the coding sequence ATGACATCCAGCAACGGAACCGGCACGCATGGCGCAGTCCTCGCGGACACCGTCCCCGAGAAGGACACGCCGATCGTCGAACTGCGCAACGCGGGCAAGTCGTACGGCAATATCCGCGCCCTGCACAGCGTCGACCTGAAGGTCTTTCCCCAGCAGGTCACCTGCGTGCTCGGCGACAACGGCGCCGGCAAGTCCACCCTCATCAAGATCATCTCGGGGCTGCACCAGCACACCGAGGGCGAGTTCCTCGTCGACGGCGAGCCGGTGCGCTTCTCCACCCCGCGCGAGGCGCTCGACAAGGGCATCGCCACCGTCTACCAGGACCTCGCCGTGGTCCCGCTGATGCCGGTGTGGCGGAACTTCTTCCTCGGCTCCGAGATGACCAAGGGCCCCTGGCCCATCCGCCGCCTCGACATCGAGCGGATGAAGAAGACGGCCGACGAAGAGCTGCGCAACATGGGCATCATCCTCGATGACCTGGAGCAGCCCATCGGCACCCTCTCCGGCGGCCAGCGTCAGTGCGTGGCGATCGCCCGAGCCGTCTACTTCGGCGCCCGGGTGCTGATCCTGGACGAGCCCACCGCCGCCCTCGGCGTCAAGCAGTCCGGCGTGGTCCTGAAGTACATCGCCGCCGCCCGCGACCGCGGCCTCGGCGTCATCTTCATCACCCACAACCCCCACCACGCCTACATGGTCGGCGACCACTTCAGCGTCCTGCGCCTCGGCACCATGGAGCTGAACGCCTCCCGCGACGACGTCAGCCTCGAGGAACTCACCAACCACATGGCGGGGGGCACCGAACTCGCCGCGCTCAAGCACGAGTTGGCGCAGGTGCGCGGCGTCGACGTCGAGGAGCTTCCGGAAGAGGGGGACCTCACCGCCCCCGTGGCGACCTCCTCCGAAGGGAAGTCCCTGAAATGA
- a CDS encoding sugar phosphate isomerase/epimerase yields the protein MTPALDRIRVGSAPDSWGVWFPDDPQQVPWERFLDEVAEAGYSWIELGPYGYLPTDPARLTDEIARRDLKVSAGTVFTGMHRGPSVWESTWEHVSQVAALTQAMGARHLVVIPSFWRDDKTAEILEPPELTGEQWAHLTKGMERLGHEVKEAYGLDIVVHPHADTHIDTEDHVERFLDSTDSELVNLCLDTGHYAYCGGDSVKLIETYGERIGYLHLKQVDPEILADVVANEVPFGPAVQRGVMCEPPSGVPELEPVLVAAQKLGVELFAIVEQDMYPCEPDKPLPIAVRTRKFLRSCGA from the coding sequence ATGACCCCTGCGCTGGACCGCATCCGGGTCGGCTCGGCCCCCGACTCCTGGGGCGTCTGGTTCCCCGACGACCCCCAGCAGGTGCCCTGGGAACGCTTCCTGGACGAGGTCGCGGAGGCCGGCTACTCCTGGATCGAGCTGGGCCCGTACGGCTATCTCCCGACCGACCCGGCGCGGCTCACCGACGAGATCGCCAGGCGTGACCTGAAGGTGTCCGCGGGCACGGTCTTCACCGGCATGCACCGTGGCCCCTCCGTCTGGGAGTCCACCTGGGAGCACGTCAGCCAGGTCGCCGCGCTCACCCAGGCCATGGGCGCCCGGCACCTCGTCGTCATCCCGTCCTTCTGGCGCGACGACAAGACCGCCGAGATCCTCGAACCGCCGGAGCTGACCGGCGAGCAGTGGGCGCACCTCACCAAGGGCATGGAACGGCTCGGACACGAGGTGAAGGAGGCGTACGGCCTCGACATCGTGGTCCACCCGCACGCCGACACCCATATCGACACCGAGGACCATGTCGAGCGGTTCCTCGACTCGACCGACTCCGAACTGGTCAACCTCTGCCTGGACACCGGGCACTACGCCTACTGCGGCGGCGACAGCGTCAAGCTGATCGAGACGTACGGCGAACGCATCGGCTATCTGCATCTCAAGCAGGTCGACCCGGAGATCCTCGCCGACGTGGTGGCGAACGAGGTGCCCTTCGGGCCCGCGGTGCAGCGCGGGGTGATGTGCGAACCCCCGTCCGGGGTGCCGGAGTTGGAGCCGGTTCTGGTCGCGGCCCAGAAGCTGGGCGTGGAACTGTTCGCGATCGTCGAGCAGGACATGTACCCGTGCGAGCCCGACAAGCCCCTGCCCATCGCTGTGCGTACACGGAAGTTCCTGCGGTCCTGCGGCGCCTGA